One genomic window of Candidatus Trichorickettsia mobilis includes the following:
- a CDS encoding DUF2163 domain-containing protein, with protein MRDLPEQIQQKITAGENFVYCFEITLSTGQNLYLTSASIAINLQNQIFLPNSGITVISGEFNDSAYNNIILDGIFEVNGIISTMDLTTATVKIILYFSGYSYHWLTYYCSVYTKFDLGFRLYLEPESKKYQQSLLQKFSKTCRTNFGDKRCKADKQLYSHCYNISEVIGNILIVVDLNKENGYFDDGELVFKETQFIAKILKQLDNNLELDQAIPDVLKEHKEVILIAGCDKKFITCCNKFNNAVNFRGEPWIPEDNFLSVNE; from the coding sequence ATGAGGGATTTACCGGAACAGATACAGCAGAAAATTACTGCTGGTGAAAATTTTGTCTATTGCTTTGAAATTACTTTGAGCACTGGTCAAAATTTATATTTAACTTCGGCTAGTATAGCGATTAATTTGCAAAATCAAATTTTTTTGCCTAATTCAGGAATAACAGTGATTAGCGGAGAATTTAATGATTCTGCTTATAATAATATTATTCTTGATGGCATATTTGAAGTTAATGGTATTATTTCAACAATGGATTTAACTACCGCTACTGTCAAAATCATTTTATATTTTTCCGGATATTCTTATCATTGGCTTACTTATTATTGCAGTGTATATACAAAATTCGATTTAGGCTTTCGCCTGTATCTTGAACCAGAAAGCAAAAAATATCAACAATCATTGTTGCAAAAATTTAGTAAAACTTGCCGAACAAATTTTGGTGACAAGAGGTGTAAAGCTGATAAGCAACTATATAGCCACTGCTATAATATATCAGAAGTTATTGGTAATATATTGATAGTCGTAGATTTAAATAAAGAAAATGGTTATTTTGATGATGGTGAGTTAGTATTTAAAGAAACCCAATTTATTGCAAAAATCTTAAAGCAGCTTGATAATAATCTTGAACTTGATCAAGCTATACCAGATGTTTTAAAAGAACATAAAGAGGTAATACTGATTGCTGGCTGCGATAAAAAATTTATAACTTGTTGCAATAAATTTAATAATGCAGTAAATTTCAGAGGAGAACCTTGGATTCCAGAAGATAATTTTTTGAGTGTAAATGAATAA
- a CDS encoding DUF2460 domain-containing protein: protein MNFHDVRLPKFIEVFALGQPEFATSVITTISGREVRNLEREAARQKYLLKNCRLSQSQFEHFNSFFRARRGQNFSFRFRDHADCQVAKQFIAIGDGKSTKFPLIKLYDDPVLPYWRKITKPVKDSVNVYIENQLVEAIIDENNGIIIISEALATGSVLMADFIFDVCVRFSSDSFAYTYAADNSIELAEIELYEVIA, encoded by the coding sequence ATGAATTTTCATGATGTCCGACTGCCAAAGTTTATTGAGGTTTTTGCACTAGGGCAACCAGAATTTGCCACTTCGGTGATTACTACTATTTCTGGACGCGAGGTTAGAAACTTAGAGCGAGAAGCCGCGCGGCAAAAATATTTGCTCAAAAATTGTCGATTAAGCCAAAGCCAATTTGAACATTTTAACAGTTTTTTTAGAGCTCGTCGCGGGCAGAATTTTTCTTTCCGTTTTAGAGATCATGCTGATTGTCAGGTAGCAAAACAGTTTATTGCTATTGGCGATGGTAAGAGCACTAAGTTTCCATTGATTAAATTATATGATGATCCAGTGCTGCCATACTGGCGTAAAATTACTAAACCTGTAAAAGACAGTGTAAATGTTTATATAGAAAATCAACTGGTTGAAGCTATAATTGATGAGAATAACGGCATCATTATCATCTCTGAAGCCTTAGCTACAGGTTCAGTATTAATGGCAGATTTTATTTTTGATGTATGTGTACGTTTTAGCAGTGATAGTTTCGCTTATACTTATGCAGCTGATAATTCTATTGAATTAGCTGAAATAGAACTTTATGAGGTAATAGCATGA
- the mutL gene encoding DNA mismatch repair endonuclease MutL: MKIKFLSESTINKIAAGEVIERPASVIKELVENAIDAGASKIDIILEQAGKNLIIIADDGFGMSPENLEIAIQRHTTSKLDETDLLNINSFGFRGEALPSIAAISKLLITSKTKESDKAFQIQLIGGNPTPVKPTTHNNGTKIEVRDLFFATPARLKFLKTDSAELAACVDCVKKIALAHPNIAFNLSNNGKNIIKVKQAQHNVQEQASKQRITEIMSEAFIQNAATINLQHDILAITGYTSIPTNNKATASEQFLFVNNRPIKDKILNTALRIAYQDYLARDRHPIVVIFMQIDPQLVDVNVHPAKSEVRFQDPNLVRNLLINAIRDALFTASHQASTTIADAAMNLFTTPLPAKDYVRQQNARNHHVFDHDSIYRNINAPTQLVQSKLLTTTPQALIPTEAENNNDNINYPLGAAKTQLHNTYIIAQTTDSIIIVDQHAADERLGYERIKQSLNNNGVIKQRLLIPEIVELASEIFAEQFFAHQETLAALGLTVEKFGERSIIVSEIPSLVGDINIQKLINDLAEHIDETGAQSNLTELIEHITETYACHYAIRAGRKLSITEMNELLRQMEKTPFSGQCNHGRPTYIELKLKDIEKLFGRR, translated from the coding sequence ATGAAAATCAAGTTCCTTTCAGAAAGTACCATCAATAAAATTGCGGCAGGAGAAGTCATTGAACGTCCAGCTTCAGTAATCAAGGAATTAGTAGAAAATGCCATTGATGCAGGAGCTAGTAAAATAGATATTATTTTAGAACAAGCAGGCAAAAATCTGATAATAATTGCCGATGATGGTTTTGGAATGTCACCAGAGAATCTTGAAATAGCCATACAACGACATACCACCTCTAAGCTTGATGAAACAGATTTATTGAATATTAATAGTTTTGGTTTTAGAGGTGAAGCATTGCCATCGATTGCTGCGATAAGCAAGTTGCTAATTACCTCTAAAACCAAAGAAAGTGACAAAGCTTTTCAAATACAGCTAATTGGTGGTAATCCAACGCCTGTGAAGCCAACCACTCATAATAACGGCACTAAAATTGAAGTACGTGACCTGTTCTTTGCTACTCCTGCTAGGTTAAAGTTTCTAAAAACTGATAGTGCAGAGCTTGCCGCTTGTGTTGATTGCGTCAAAAAGATCGCGCTAGCTCATCCGAATATCGCTTTTAATCTAAGCAATAATGGCAAAAATATCATTAAGGTAAAGCAAGCTCAGCATAATGTTCAAGAACAAGCATCAAAGCAAAGAATCACCGAGATTATGAGTGAGGCTTTTATCCAAAATGCCGCTACGATAAATTTACAGCACGATATATTAGCCATTACTGGTTATACTAGCATCCCAACCAACAATAAGGCAACTGCAAGCGAACAGTTTTTATTTGTAAATAACCGACCGATAAAAGATAAAATCCTGAATACAGCTTTACGTATAGCCTACCAAGATTATCTAGCCAGAGATCGTCACCCAATAGTAGTAATTTTTATGCAAATTGATCCGCAATTGGTAGATGTTAATGTTCATCCTGCCAAAAGCGAGGTAAGGTTCCAAGACCCTAATTTAGTACGTAATTTATTAATAAATGCTATTCGTGATGCTTTGTTTACTGCCAGCCATCAAGCATCCACAACAATAGCTGATGCAGCAATGAATCTATTCACTACACCACTACCTGCTAAAGATTACGTCCGTCAACAAAATGCTCGAAATCATCATGTTTTTGATCACGATAGTATTTATCGCAATATAAACGCACCAACACAGTTAGTACAAAGTAAGTTACTAACTACTACTCCTCAAGCGCTTATACCAACAGAAGCTGAAAATAATAATGATAATATAAATTATCCTCTTGGAGCGGCTAAAACTCAGTTGCATAACACTTATATTATCGCTCAAACAACTGATAGTATAATTATAGTGGATCAGCATGCTGCAGATGAACGTCTAGGGTATGAAAGAATTAAACAATCTTTAAATAATAATGGCGTAATCAAGCAAAGGTTGTTAATTCCTGAAATAGTAGAATTAGCCAGTGAAATATTCGCAGAGCAGTTTTTTGCTCATCAAGAAACTTTAGCAGCATTGGGTTTAACAGTCGAAAAATTCGGCGAGCGTTCAATTATTGTTTCAGAAATTCCAAGCCTAGTTGGAGACATTAATATTCAGAAACTAATCAACGATCTAGCAGAGCATATTGATGAAACTGGTGCACAATCAAATTTAACTGAATTAATAGAACATATTACCGAAACTTATGCTTGTCATTATGCAATCAGAGCTGGTAGAAAATTATCAATCACTGAAATGAATGAATTATTAAGACAAATGGAAAAAACACCATTTTCAGGTCAGTGTAACCATGGACGCCCTACTTATATTGAACTAAAACTTAAAGATATTGAAAAGCTCTTTGGTAGAAGGTAA
- the gyrA gene encoding DNA topoisomerase (ATP-hydrolyzing) subunit A, giving the protein MDNTDHNNFVPVSLEEEMKRSYLDYAMSVIVSRAIPDVRDGLKPVHRRILYAMHEAGFIASKPHRKSARIVGDVIGKYHPHGDGAVYDSLVRMAQDFSLRVPLVDGQGNFGSMDGDSAAAMRYTESRLAKISHNLLADIDKNTVDFIPNYDGSENEPLVLPSMFPNLLVNGGGGIAVGMATNIPPHNLGEVIDACCLYVDNNDIDILELLSVIKGPDFPTGGIILGTNGIRSAYLTGRGSILIRGRTEIEEQGNRQAIIITEIPYMVNKSKLVEKIAELVRDKRIEGISDLRDESNKAGVRVVIEIKRDAVTEVVRSQLYSYTQLQTSFGVIMLALDNGLPKVMNLKDIISSFINFRETVITRRTIYLLNKARDKAHILLGLRIAVNNIDEVIRIIRAASDPLQAKEQLMQRAWDIADIIDLIKLVDDKAEFTTDNACSFTEAQAKAILEMRLQRLTAMEKNKLEQDLTELAQEIADYLEILSSRPRLLGILKDELILIKNEFTTPRLTSIEEGNFDTDMEELIQREDMVVTVTHSGYIKRVPLATYRAQNRGGKGRSGLSMKDEDITTQIFVGSTHTPMLFFSNIGQVYSLKLYKLPLGNPQSKGRPIINILPLQTGEAITNIMPLPENENELDNLNIMFVTSKGNVRRNDLSDFKRIQANGKIAIRLDQDDTLVNVKVCKEDEHILLATKAGKAIRFPVNSVRVFKSRTSDGVHGMRLAANDRVISMTVLKGISCTMEERQAYLSIPIENRLIIATGTDFDPQQFDVNLSKEQIINMALAEELILTVAENGFGKRTSAYEYRITDRGGSGIVNMDLSDKTGNVVAVMPAGVTDELMLITNNGKLIRCKLESVRVTGRSTSGVILFKMEAGEKVSSASLIVDSAETEDTDINASDA; this is encoded by the coding sequence GTGGATAATACAGATCATAACAACTTTGTGCCGGTCAGTCTTGAAGAAGAAATGAAACGCTCTTACTTGGATTATGCAATGAGCGTAATTGTAAGCAGAGCTATACCTGACGTACGAGATGGGCTAAAGCCTGTGCATCGTCGCATTTTATACGCTATGCATGAAGCAGGTTTTATTGCCAGTAAACCGCACCGAAAATCAGCAAGAATCGTCGGTGACGTTATCGGTAAATACCATCCTCACGGTGATGGCGCCGTCTATGATTCTTTGGTACGCATGGCACAGGATTTTTCTTTAAGAGTACCATTAGTAGATGGGCAAGGAAATTTTGGTTCAATGGATGGCGACTCTGCTGCGGCTATGAGGTACACTGAGTCACGATTAGCTAAAATCTCTCATAATCTGCTTGCAGATATCGATAAAAATACTGTTGATTTTATACCAAACTACGATGGTTCTGAGAACGAACCATTGGTATTACCATCGATGTTTCCCAATCTTTTGGTTAATGGTGGTGGTGGAATTGCAGTTGGAATGGCCACTAACATTCCTCCACATAATCTAGGCGAAGTTATTGATGCCTGCTGTTTATATGTAGATAATAATGATATTGATATATTGGAATTATTATCAGTGATTAAAGGTCCAGACTTTCCTACTGGCGGTATAATTCTTGGCACCAACGGTATCAGATCTGCTTATCTTACTGGTAGAGGCAGTATCTTAATTCGTGGTCGCACTGAAATTGAAGAACAAGGTAATAGACAAGCGATAATTATTACCGAAATCCCATATATGGTCAATAAATCCAAACTGGTAGAAAAAATTGCTGAACTTGTGCGTGATAAACGTATTGAAGGAATCAGTGATCTCCGCGATGAATCAAATAAGGCCGGTGTCCGAGTAGTAATTGAAATTAAGAGAGATGCAGTAACAGAAGTAGTGAGAAGTCAGTTATACTCTTACACTCAATTACAAACTAGTTTCGGCGTCATTATGCTTGCTCTTGATAATGGCTTGCCAAAAGTTATGAATCTAAAAGATATTATCAGTAGCTTTATTAATTTTCGTGAAACAGTAATTACCAGAAGGACGATATATTTATTGAATAAGGCGCGGGATAAAGCACATATCTTGCTTGGGCTTAGAATAGCAGTTAATAATATCGATGAAGTAATTAGAATTATCAGAGCCGCTAGCGATCCGCTACAAGCAAAAGAACAGCTGATGCAAAGAGCATGGGATATAGCTGATATTATTGATCTAATAAAATTAGTAGATGATAAAGCTGAATTTACTACTGATAACGCCTGTAGCTTTACTGAAGCACAAGCAAAAGCCATTCTAGAGATGAGATTACAGCGCTTAACCGCAATGGAGAAAAATAAACTAGAACAAGACTTGACTGAGCTAGCGCAAGAAATTGCTGATTATCTAGAAATTTTAAGTTCAAGACCTAGATTGCTCGGCATATTAAAAGACGAACTTATTTTAATTAAGAATGAGTTTACCACACCTCGCTTGACCAGTATCGAAGAAGGTAATTTCGATACTGATATGGAAGAATTAATCCAACGTGAGGATATGGTAGTCACCGTAACTCATAGCGGATATATCAAGCGTGTACCACTGGCTACTTATAGAGCTCAAAATCGTGGTGGTAAGGGGAGATCCGGATTATCGATGAAGGACGAGGATATTACGACCCAGATTTTTGTTGGTAGCACTCATACCCCAATGTTATTTTTTTCCAATATCGGCCAGGTATATAGTTTAAAACTTTATAAACTACCTCTTGGTAATCCTCAAAGTAAAGGCCGCCCAATTATCAATATTCTACCGCTACAAACCGGAGAAGCTATTACCAATATCATGCCCTTACCTGAAAATGAAAATGAGCTTGATAATTTAAATATCATGTTTGTAACCAGCAAAGGTAACGTTAGACGTAATGATCTTTCTGATTTCAAACGTATCCAAGCTAACGGAAAAATTGCTATTCGATTAGACCAGGACGACACGCTGGTAAATGTTAAAGTATGCAAAGAAGATGAGCATATTTTACTTGCGACTAAAGCTGGTAAAGCTATTCGCTTTCCAGTCAATTCCGTACGTGTATTTAAGAGTCGTACTTCAGATGGAGTACATGGCATGAGATTAGCAGCAAATGATAGAGTGATTTCTATGACTGTACTAAAAGGTATATCCTGTACAATGGAAGAGAGACAAGCTTATCTATCTATTCCTATAGAGAATAGGCTTATAATAGCTACTGGAACAGATTTTGACCCTCAACAATTCGATGTTAATTTAAGCAAAGAACAAATTATAAATATGGCACTTGCTGAAGAACTGATTTTGACTGTAGCCGAAAATGGTTTTGGCAAAAGAACTTCTGCATATGAATATCGCATTACCGATCGTGGTGGCAGTGGCATAGTAAATATGGATTTGTCTGATAAAACTGGTAATGTAGTTGCAGTAATGCCCGCCGGAGTCACTGACGAATTAATGTTGATTACCAATAATGGTAAATTAATTAGATGTAAGCTTGAATCTGTACGCGTTACCGGACGTAGCACCAGTGGAGTTATTTTATTCAAGATGGAAGCTGGTGAAAAAGTATCCTCAGCTTCTCTCATTGTTGATTCTGCAGAAACAGAAGATACTGATATAAACGCCAGTGATGCATAA
- a CDS encoding IS630 transposase-related protein has product MTYSIDFRKKVLAIKEKEKMSFESISKRFGVGKNTVFVWTKKISPLKNRNRASKKIPIDKLREDVVQYSDAYQYERAERLGVSKSGIQKALKKLNITYKKSFKTSEGKRRREVRISE; this is encoded by the coding sequence ATGACATATTCGATAGATTTTAGAAAGAAAGTACTGGCTATCAAAGAAAAAGAGAAGATGAGTTTTGAATCAATATCAAAACGTTTTGGAGTAGGAAAAAACACGGTATTTGTATGGACTAAAAAAATATCTCCTCTAAAGAATAGGAATAGAGCTTCGAAAAAAATACCGATTGATAAATTGAGAGAAGACGTGGTGCAATATAGTGACGCGTATCAATATGAAAGAGCTGAGCGGTTAGGAGTGAGTAAATCTGGAATACAAAAAGCATTAAAGAAGTTGAACATTACGTATAAAAAAAGCTTTAAAACATCCGAAGGCAAAAGAAGAAGAGAGGTTAGAATTTCAGAATAA
- the lgt gene encoding prolipoprotein diacylglyceryl transferase — protein sequence MAFPDINPVIVAVGPLAISWYSLSYVTGILIGLNLSKRIVTKFSLNIAHKNLEDFISWAVIGIIIGGRLGYVLLYDPVKFLTHPIDILKTYEGGMSFHGGITGVIIVGYIFCKKYKLHFLQLTDILAIVAPIGLFLGRIANFINAELYGRVTDVAWAVIFPNSDQRPRHPSQIYEALLEGLVLFIIILFSVFRCRTLNNPGKTSAIFLILYSIFRIIIENFREPDFQIGFILNYITMGQILSLPMLFLGCYLLIKR from the coding sequence ATAGCATTCCCTGACATTAATCCAGTGATCGTTGCTGTAGGCCCTCTGGCAATTTCATGGTATTCACTATCTTATGTCACTGGGATATTAATAGGATTAAATTTATCAAAAAGAATTGTAACTAAATTTTCTTTAAATATTGCCCATAAAAATCTTGAAGATTTTATTAGCTGGGCAGTCATAGGCATTATAATAGGTGGTAGGCTAGGTTATGTCTTATTATATGATCCTGTTAAATTTCTTACTCATCCCATTGATATTCTCAAAACTTATGAAGGAGGTATGTCATTTCACGGTGGCATTACTGGAGTTATTATAGTTGGATATATTTTTTGTAAAAAATATAAACTACATTTTTTACAGCTCACCGATATATTAGCTATAGTTGCGCCTATTGGATTATTTTTGGGTAGAATTGCTAATTTTATCAACGCAGAATTGTATGGCAGAGTTACAGATGTTGCGTGGGCAGTGATTTTTCCAAATAGCGATCAACGTCCACGCCATCCCAGTCAGATATATGAAGCTCTATTAGAAGGTTTGGTATTATTTATAATTATACTGTTTAGCGTTTTTCGTTGCCGTACTCTTAATAATCCTGGTAAAACATCCGCAATATTTTTAATTTTATATTCTATTTTTCGAATAATCATCGAAAATTTTCGTGAGCCTGATTTTCAAATTGGTTTTATTTTGAATTACATAACTATGGGGCAGATTTTATCCTTACCGATGTTATTTTTAGGATGCTATCTATTAATCAAACGCTAA
- the hemA gene encoding 5-aminolevulinate synthase: MPNYNNIFITHINQIQQEGRYREFIALNRLAGDFPKALINHVNNHEIVMWCINDYLGMSQHQDVLDSAAIALSKHGVGSGGTRNIGGNNNTIVELESELAELHSKESALVFTSGYVANDTTLSSLSKIIPGLTFFSDEANHASIIAGICNSRADKYIYRHIDILHLEELLQKVDINKPKIIVFESAYSMDGLFSPIAEICQLAKKYNALTFIDEVHTVGLYGNGGAGFADMQGYAAEIDIIQGTLAKAYGAIGGYIAANHTIIDAIRLTAPGFIFTTSLPPIIASAALASIRHLRNSDIERKTHQMVVAKVKNMFKNAKINYFKNDSHIIPIIIGDPVKTRQASEMLLKNYGIYVQHVNFPTVPRGTERLRIIPTPNHTDQMIQELTDALIAVFNALNIEYQKQAA; encoded by the coding sequence ATGCCTAATTACAATAATATTTTTATTACTCACATTAATCAAATTCAACAAGAAGGCAGGTATCGAGAATTTATAGCATTAAATAGGCTTGCTGGTGATTTTCCTAAAGCTCTTATTAATCACGTTAATAATCATGAAATTGTGATGTGGTGTATCAATGATTATCTTGGTATGAGCCAACATCAAGATGTTTTGGATTCGGCAGCAATAGCATTATCAAAACATGGTGTTGGTTCAGGTGGCACCAGAAATATTGGTGGTAATAATAATACCATTGTCGAATTGGAAAGTGAGTTGGCAGAATTACATAGTAAAGAATCAGCTTTGGTATTTACTTCAGGTTATGTCGCTAATGACACTACTCTCAGTAGTTTGAGCAAAATTATCCCAGGTCTTACGTTTTTTTCTGATGAAGCAAATCATGCTTCAATTATTGCTGGTATCTGTAATTCTAGGGCTGATAAATATATCTATCGACATATCGACATCTTGCATTTAGAAGAGTTATTACAAAAAGTTGATATTAATAAACCTAAAATAATTGTTTTTGAATCAGCATATTCAATGGATGGACTATTCTCGCCCATAGCAGAAATTTGTCAGTTGGCAAAAAAATATAATGCCTTAACTTTCATTGATGAGGTGCATACTGTTGGTTTATATGGTAACGGCGGTGCGGGGTTTGCTGATATGCAAGGATATGCCGCAGAAATTGATATTATTCAAGGAACCTTGGCAAAAGCATATGGTGCCATTGGAGGCTATATTGCAGCAAATCACACCATAATAGATGCAATCAGATTAACTGCACCAGGTTTCATCTTTACTACCTCCCTACCCCCTATTATTGCCAGTGCTGCATTGGCTAGTATCAGACATTTAAGAAACTCCGACATCGAGAGAAAAACCCATCAAATGGTGGTAGCAAAAGTAAAGAATATGTTTAAAAATGCTAAAATTAATTATTTTAAGAATGATAGTCATATTATTCCAATAATTATCGGTGATCCAGTTAAGACCAGACAAGCTTCTGAAATGTTATTAAAAAATTATGGAATTTATGTACAACATGTAAATTTTCCTACTGTACCAAGAGGAACAGAACGCCTCAGAATTATTCCAACTCCAAATCACACTGATCAAATGATTCAGGAATTGACCGATGCTTTAATAGCAGTTTTTAATGCATTAAATATAGAATATCAAAAGCAAGCCGCCTAA
- a CDS encoding head-tail adaptor protein produces the protein MAQYSSSKNLRHQIKFLENITLHEIEFEDWRAKLVAYADIQPACDNRLNMLEQFNFDHVMTEALFLFKLRFIAGITIKLRIDLNSRLF, from the coding sequence ATGGCTCAATACTCATCTAGTAAAAATCTTAGACATCAGATCAAGTTTTTAGAAAATATTACATTGCATGAAATAGAATTTGAAGATTGGCGAGCAAAATTGGTTGCCTATGCTGATATTCAACCAGCATGTGATAATAGGTTGAATATGTTGGAACAATTTAATTTTGATCATGTGATGACTGAGGCTTTATTTTTATTCAAGCTGCGTTTTATCGCCGGCATTACCATAAAACTGCGTATTGACCTCAATAGTAGGTTGTTTTGA
- a CDS encoding class I SAM-dependent methyltransferase — MPIDSTIRELIQRNGYITVEQMMHHVLTANPGSYYQQQTILGETGDFVTAPEISQIFGEIIGIWCVEQWYKLKCPTNISIVELGPGRGLLMRDLLRTVQLVPEFYNNVNIQLVEINQNFIKLQKENLSKFDVNIKWLPATYAIDDSPALIIANEFFDALPIKQYTKIKKDWYEIILIVDPLDGKIKFDKISMHKELQSQLEQDHINAHDGAVIEESLESLAIIRFIANHFKKHGGASLIIDYGYDIKLPQRNRSHYGSTLQAVKTHQYHSLLENLGEADLSAHVDFNALRNTAFAHELIIDECISQAEFLIKYGILQMADRLRNRLAIDEKHIIDQQVQRLIAPSQMGNLFKVLAMSRKN; from the coding sequence ATGCCAATCGATTCAACAATCAGAGAGCTAATCCAACGAAACGGTTATATTACCGTTGAGCAAATGATGCATCATGTATTAACTGCTAATCCTGGTTCTTACTATCAGCAACAAACAATACTCGGTGAAACAGGAGATTTCGTTACTGCTCCGGAGATATCACAAATATTTGGTGAAATCATTGGCATATGGTGCGTTGAGCAATGGTATAAGTTAAAATGCCCGACAAATATTAGCATAGTTGAGCTTGGGCCAGGGCGTGGTTTGCTGATGCGTGATTTATTGCGGACAGTACAGTTAGTTCCGGAATTCTATAATAATGTGAATATCCAGCTGGTAGAGATTAATCAGAACTTTATTAAACTGCAAAAAGAAAATTTATCAAAATTTGATGTGAATATCAAATGGTTACCTGCAACATACGCGATTGATGACTCTCCTGCTCTTATTATTGCCAATGAGTTTTTTGATGCCTTACCAATAAAACAATATACTAAAATAAAAAAAGATTGGTATGAGATAATACTTATTGTTGACCCTCTTGATGGTAAGATAAAATTTGATAAAATTTCCATGCACAAAGAGTTACAATCACAATTGGAACAGGATCATATTAATGCGCATGATGGTGCTGTTATTGAAGAATCTCTGGAATCATTGGCTATTATCAGATTTATCGCTAATCATTTCAAAAAACATGGTGGTGCTTCACTAATCATCGATTATGGTTATGATATTAAACTACCGCAGAGAAATAGATCGCATTATGGTAGTACGCTACAAGCTGTAAAAACGCATCAATACCATTCACTGCTTGAAAATTTAGGTGAAGCTGACTTGTCAGCCCATGTCGATTTCAATGCTTTAAGAAATACCGCTTTTGCACACGAACTGATAATAGATGAATGTATTTCGCAAGCAGAATTTTTAATCAAATACGGTATTCTCCAAATGGCTGACCGCTTGCGTAACCGTTTAGCCATAGATGAAAAACATATTATAGATCAACAGGTGCAGCGCCTAATTGCGCCATCACAGATGGGAAATTTGTTTAAGGTATTGGCTATGTCTAGAAAAAATTAG